In Taeniopygia guttata chromosome Z, bTaeGut7.mat, whole genome shotgun sequence, one genomic interval encodes:
- the LOC115491142 gene encoding unconventional myosin-Vb isoform X1, producing the protein MEKLVFKMTHRAQPGQSSPFPWWKKKCNAMKVCSKKIILNEINKGSVPFHLLFQLTFCLSLSSCFLSLSFISSKTEDWGYLNEDGELGLAYQGLKQVARLLEAQLQEQRREHEEEMEALKNQVDFMQEELEKQQQAFLQTLQLSPEVQVEFGLQQEITRLTNENLDLKELLEKLEKNEKKLKKQLKIYMKKVHDFEASQTMVPVERRLHEQNMQVAVQRKEKDFQGMLEYYKEDEPLLIRNLITELKPQAVSATVPCLPAYILYMCLRHADYINDDQKVHSLLTSTINGVKKVLKAGVHLLLSWG; encoded by the exons ATGGAgaaacttgtttttaaaatgacacACAGGGCACAACCAGGGCAGAGTTCTCCTTTCCCCTggtggaaaaagaaatgcaatgcAATGAAAGTGTGctctaaaaaaataatattgaatGAAATAAATAAGGGTTCTGTACCTTTTCACCTTCTCTTTCAACTGACCTTTTGTCTTTCTCTGTCCTcttgtttcctttctctgtcCTTTATTTCTAGCAAGACTGAGGACTGGGGCTATCTCAATGAAGATGGAGAGCTCGGCTTGGCTTATCAAGGTTTAAAGCAAGTTGCCAG GTTGCTGGaagcacagctccaggagcagagaagggagcatgaggaggagatggaagctCTGAAAAACCAGGTGGATTTCATGCaagaggagctggagaagcagcagcaggcatTCCTGCAAACTCTGCAGCTCTCTCCAGAGGTCCAGGTGGAGTTTGGACTTCAGCAAGAAATTACACGTCTGACCAATGAAAACCTG GATCTTAAAGAATTGCTGGAAAAgttggaaaagaatgaaaagaagcTGAAGAAGCAGCTGAAGATTTACATGAAGAAGGTCCATGATTTTGAAG CATCCCAGACAATGGTGCCAGTGGAGAGGAGGCTGCACGAGCAGAACATGCAGGTTGCTGTccagaggaaggagaaggattTTCAGGGCATGCTGGAATATTACAAGGAAGATGAGCCACTCCTCATCCGAAACCTCATTACAG AGCTCAAGCCCCAGGCAGTGTCTGCTACTGTTCCCTGCCTTCCTGCTTACATCCTCTACATGTGCCTCAGACACGCAGACTACATCAATGATGACCAGAAGGTGCACTCCTTGCTCACCTCCACCATCAACGGTGTTAAGAAAGTGCTGAAGGCAGGTGTCCATTTGCTCTTGTCTTGGGGCTGA
- the LOC115491142 gene encoding unconventional myosin-Vb isoform X2 — translation MEALKNQVDFMQEELEKQQQAFLQTLQLSPEVQVEFGLQQEITRLTNENLDLKELLEKLEKNEKKLKKQLKIYMKKVHDFEASQTMVPVERRLHEQNMQVAVQRKEKDFQGMLEYYKEDEPLLIRNLITELKPQAVSATVPCLPAYILYMCLRHADYINDDQKVHSLLTSTINGVKKVLKAGVHLLLSWG, via the exons atggaagctCTGAAAAACCAGGTGGATTTCATGCaagaggagctggagaagcagcagcaggcatTCCTGCAAACTCTGCAGCTCTCTCCAGAGGTCCAGGTGGAGTTTGGACTTCAGCAAGAAATTACACGTCTGACCAATGAAAACCTG GATCTTAAAGAATTGCTGGAAAAgttggaaaagaatgaaaagaagcTGAAGAAGCAGCTGAAGATTTACATGAAGAAGGTCCATGATTTTGAAG CATCCCAGACAATGGTGCCAGTGGAGAGGAGGCTGCACGAGCAGAACATGCAGGTTGCTGTccagaggaaggagaaggattTTCAGGGCATGCTGGAATATTACAAGGAAGATGAGCCACTCCTCATCCGAAACCTCATTACAG AGCTCAAGCCCCAGGCAGTGTCTGCTACTGTTCCCTGCCTTCCTGCTTACATCCTCTACATGTGCCTCAGACACGCAGACTACATCAATGATGACCAGAAGGTGCACTCCTTGCTCACCTCCACCATCAACGGTGTTAAGAAAGTGCTGAAGGCAGGTGTCCATTTGCTCTTGTCTTGGGGCTGA
- the LOC140680220 gene encoding large ribosomal subunit protein uL22, translated as MVRYSLDPENPTKSCKSRGSNLRVHFKNTRETAQAIKGMHIRKATKYLKDVTLKKQCVPFRRYNGGVGRCAQAKQWGWTQGRWPKKSAEFLLHMLKNAESNAELKGLDVDSLVIEHIQVNKAPKMRRRTYRAHGRINPYMSSPCHIEMILTEKEQIVPKPEEEVAQKKKISQKKLKKQKLMARE; from the exons ATGGTGCGCTACTCCCTGGATCCGGAGAACCCCACGAAAT CATGCAAGTCCCGGGGATCTAACCTGCGTGTGCATTTCAAG AACACCCGAGAGACGGCGCAGGCCATCAAGGGCATGCACATCCGCAAGGCCACCAAGTACCTGAAGGATGTCACCCTGAAGAAGCAGTGTGTCCCCTTCCGGCGCTACAACGGCGGCGTCGGGAGGTGCGCCCAG GCCAAGCAGTGGGGCTGGACGCAGGGCCGCTGGCCCAAGAAGAGCGCAGAGTTCCTGCTGCACATGCTGAAGAATGCAGAGAGCAACGCTGAGCTCAAG GGCCTCGATGTGGACTCCCTGGTGATCGAGCACATCCAGGTGAACAAGGCTCCCAAGATGCGCCGCCGCACGTACCGGGCGCACGGCAGGATCAACCCCTACATGAGCTCCCCGTGCCACATCGAGATGATCCTCACGGAGAAGGAGCAGATCGTGCCCAAGCCGGAGGAGGAGGTTGCCCAGAAGAAAAAG ATCTCCcagaagaagctgaagaagCAAAAGCTAATGGCTCGGGAGTAA